The Pseudomonas wenzhouensis genome has a segment encoding these proteins:
- the mltG gene encoding endolytic transglycosylase MltG has product MLRKILVLLECGVLLAALLVVGAAWQQQRALEQPLHLTEEMLLEVPSGATPSGLLNRLEAEGVIDNAFWLRLYWRFNLRAPAMHSGEYRLLPEHSARDMLGLWQRGEVVQYSLTLVEGWNFRQVRAALGRQERLEQRLADLTDAQLMERLGLAGQNPEGRFFPDTYRYVRGMSDEDLLKQANARLEAVLAEEWQQRAEGLPYREPYDALIMASMIEKETGVPEERGEIAGVFVRRLRIGMRLQTDPTVIYGMGERYNGRITRADLRTPTPYNTYTIDGMPPTPIAMVGREAIHAALNPRDGTTLYFVARGDGSHVFSNTLAEHNRAVREYQLKRRADYRSSPAPRAAAETE; this is encoded by the coding sequence GTGCTACGCAAGATCTTGGTGCTGCTCGAGTGCGGCGTGCTATTGGCTGCCCTGCTAGTCGTGGGGGCCGCCTGGCAGCAACAGAGAGCGCTGGAACAGCCTCTGCATCTGACTGAAGAAATGCTCCTGGAAGTGCCGTCCGGCGCCACCCCGAGCGGCCTGCTCAATCGTCTGGAAGCCGAGGGGGTGATCGACAACGCCTTCTGGCTGCGTCTGTATTGGCGTTTCAACCTGCGTGCGCCGGCCATGCACAGCGGCGAATATCGCCTGCTGCCCGAGCACAGCGCGCGCGACATGCTCGGCTTGTGGCAGCGCGGCGAAGTGGTGCAGTACAGCCTGACCCTGGTCGAGGGCTGGAACTTTCGTCAGGTGCGTGCGGCTCTGGGGCGTCAGGAACGCCTGGAGCAGCGTCTAGCCGACTTGACCGATGCCCAGTTGATGGAGCGCCTGGGCTTGGCTGGGCAGAATCCGGAAGGGCGCTTCTTTCCCGATACCTATCGCTACGTGCGCGGCATGAGCGACGAAGACCTGCTCAAACAGGCCAATGCGCGTCTTGAGGCGGTGCTCGCCGAAGAGTGGCAGCAGCGCGCCGAAGGCTTGCCCTATCGCGAGCCCTATGACGCGCTGATCATGGCCTCGATGATCGAGAAGGAAACCGGCGTGCCCGAGGAGCGCGGCGAGATCGCCGGGGTGTTCGTGCGTCGCCTGCGCATCGGCATGCGTCTGCAGACCGACCCCACTGTCATCTACGGCATGGGCGAGCGCTATAACGGCCGTATCACCCGCGCCGATCTGCGCACGCCAACGCCCTATAACACCTACACCATCGACGGGATGCCGCCAACGCCGATCGCCATGGTCGGCCGTGAGGCGATTCACGCCGCGCTCAACCCGCGCGATGGCACCACCCTGTATTTTGTCGCGCGCGGCGACGGCAGCCATGTGTTCTCCAACACCCTGGCCGAGCACAACCGCGCGGTGCGCGAATACCAGCTCAAGCGTCGCGCCGACTACCGCTCCAGCCCCGCGCCCCGTGCGGCGGCCGAAACCGAATAA
- the fabF gene encoding beta-ketoacyl-ACP synthase II: MSRRRVVVTGMGMLSPLGNDVPSSWQGILAGRSGIGLIEHMDLSAYSTRFGGSLKGFNVEEYLSAKEARKLDLFIQYGLAACFQAVRDSGLDITDANRERIGVAMGSGIGGLTNIENNCKSLHEQGPRRISPFFVPGSIINMISGFLSIHLGLQGPNYAIATACTTGTHCIGMAARNIAYGEADVMVAGGAEMAACGLGMGGFGAARALSTRNDEPTKASRPWDKGRDGFVLSDGSGALVLEELEHAKARGATIYAELIGFGMSGDAFHMTSPPEDGAGAARCMAAALRDAGINADQVQYINAHGTSTPAGDKAEVAAVKSVFGDHAYKLSVSSTKSMTGHLLGAAGAVEAIFSVLAIRDQVAPPTINLDEPDEGCDLDFVPHQAKAMPIEIALSNSFGFGGTNGSLLFRRYHG, translated from the coding sequence GTGTCGCGTAGACGCGTCGTGGTTACCGGTATGGGCATGTTGTCGCCGCTGGGTAACGATGTGCCGAGCAGCTGGCAGGGCATTTTGGCCGGGCGCAGTGGCATCGGTCTGATCGAGCATATGGACCTGTCGGCCTACTCCACCCGTTTTGGCGGGTCGCTCAAGGGCTTCAACGTCGAGGAGTACCTCTCTGCGAAAGAGGCGCGCAAGCTCGACCTGTTCATCCAGTACGGTCTCGCTGCCTGCTTCCAGGCGGTGCGTGATTCCGGGCTGGACATCACCGACGCCAACCGTGAGCGGATCGGTGTGGCCATGGGCTCCGGCATCGGCGGCCTGACCAATATCGAGAACAACTGCAAATCGCTGCATGAGCAGGGGCCGCGGCGTATTTCGCCGTTCTTCGTGCCGGGCTCGATCATCAACATGATTTCCGGTTTCCTGTCGATCCACCTGGGTCTGCAGGGGCCGAACTACGCCATCGCCACCGCTTGCACCACCGGCACTCACTGTATTGGCATGGCTGCACGCAACATCGCCTATGGCGAGGCCGATGTGATGGTCGCCGGCGGTGCCGAAATGGCGGCCTGCGGCCTGGGCATGGGAGGTTTCGGTGCGGCGCGTGCGTTGTCGACGCGCAACGACGAGCCGACCAAGGCCAGCCGTCCGTGGGACAAGGGCCGTGACGGCTTCGTGCTGTCCGACGGCTCCGGCGCCCTGGTGCTGGAAGAGCTGGAACACGCCAAGGCGCGTGGCGCCACCATCTATGCCGAGCTGATCGGTTTCGGCATGAGCGGCGATGCCTTCCACATGACTTCGCCACCCGAAGATGGCGCCGGCGCAGCGCGCTGCATGGCCGCCGCCCTGCGTGATGCGGGTATCAATGCCGATCAGGTGCAGTACATCAACGCGCATGGCACCTCGACGCCTGCGGGCGACAAGGCTGAAGTTGCTGCGGTGAAAAGCGTGTTCGGTGATCACGCCTACAAGTTGTCGGTCAGCTCGACCAAGTCGATGACCGGTCACTTGCTGGGTGCTGCAGGCGCCGTGGAAGCGATCTTCAGTGTGCTGGCGATCCGCGATCAGGTCGCACCACCGACTATCAACCTGGACGAGCCGGACGAAGGCTGCGATCTGGACTTCGTGCCGCATCAGGCCAAGGCCATGCCGATCGAGATCGCCCTGTCGAACTCCTTTGGCTTCGGCGGTACCAACGGCTCGCTGCTGTTCCGTCGGTATCACGGCTGA
- the acpP gene encoding acyl carrier protein — MSTIEERVKKIVAEQLGVKEEEVTNSASFVEDLGADSLDTVELVMALEEEFETEIPDEQAEKITTVQEAIDYVTAHAQ, encoded by the coding sequence ATGAGCACCATCGAAGAACGCGTCAAGAAAATCGTTGCCGAGCAACTTGGCGTCAAGGAAGAGGAAGTGACCAACAGCGCTTCCTTCGTTGAAGACCTGGGTGCCGACTCTCTTGACACCGTTGAGCTGGTGATGGCTCTCGAGGAAGAATTCGAGACCGAGATCCCGGACGAGCAAGCCGAGAAGATCACCACCGTTCAGGAAGCCATCGACTACGTGACTGCCCACGCGCAATAA
- a CDS encoding DNA polymerase III subunit delta', which translates to MAEVYPWQQALWQQLAGRSQHAHAYLLHGPAGIGKRALAERLMARLLCQSQNGLDACGNCKSCHLLAAGTHPDNYVLEPEEADKPIKVDQVRELVDFVVQTAQLGGRKVVLLEPAEAMNLNAANALLKSLEEPSGNTVLLLISHQPSRLLPTIKSRCVQQACPLPSEALSMAWLAQALPELGDDERADLLTLAAGSPLAAVRLQAQGVREQRAQAVEGVKKLLKQQVSPSQLAESWNALPLNLLFDWFCDWAQLMLRYQLTQDEEGLGQADMRKVVQYLADKSAQAKVLAIQEWLLAQRQKVIGKANLNRVLLLEALLVQWAALPAQERR; encoded by the coding sequence GTGGCTGAGGTTTATCCCTGGCAGCAAGCGCTCTGGCAACAACTGGCCGGGCGCAGCCAGCACGCCCATGCGTATCTGCTGCATGGTCCGGCCGGCATCGGCAAGCGCGCGCTGGCCGAGCGCCTGATGGCGCGCCTGTTGTGCCAGAGCCAAAATGGGCTGGATGCCTGTGGCAACTGCAAATCCTGCCATCTGCTGGCTGCCGGTACTCACCCGGACAACTACGTGCTGGAGCCCGAGGAAGCGGACAAGCCGATCAAGGTTGATCAGGTGCGCGAGCTGGTCGACTTCGTGGTGCAGACCGCGCAGCTCGGCGGGCGCAAGGTGGTGCTACTGGAGCCGGCCGAGGCGATGAACCTCAACGCCGCCAATGCGCTGCTGAAAAGCCTGGAAGAGCCGTCCGGCAATACCGTGCTGCTGCTTATCAGCCACCAGCCCAGCCGCCTGTTGCCGACCATCAAGAGCCGCTGCGTGCAACAGGCCTGCCCCCTGCCGAGCGAGGCATTGAGCATGGCCTGGCTGGCCCAGGCGCTGCCTGAACTGGGCGACGATGAGCGCGCCGATTTGCTGACTCTGGCAGCCGGCTCACCACTGGCCGCTGTGCGCCTGCAGGCGCAGGGCGTACGCGAGCAGCGCGCGCAGGCGGTGGAGGGGGTGAAGAAGCTGCTCAAGCAGCAGGTTTCACCCAGCCAACTGGCGGAAAGCTGGAACGCGCTGCCGCTGAACCTGCTGTTCGACTGGTTCTGCGATTGGGCGCAACTGATGCTGCGTTACCAGTTGACCCAGGACGAGGAAGGCCTCGGTCAGGCGGATATGCGCAAGGTGGTGCAGTACCTGGCAGACAAGAGTGCGCAGGCCAAGGTGTTGGCCATTCAGGAATGGCTCCTTGCGCAAAGGCAGAAGGTGATCGGCAAGGCCAACCTCAATCGTGTACTGCTGCTCGAAGCCTTGTTGGTACAGTGGGCCGCACTGCCTGCGCAGGAGCGTCGCTGA
- the pabC gene encoding aminodeoxychorismate lyase, with translation MLSWVNGAPGEQLSVRDRGLAYGDGLFETIAVHGGRIPLLARHMARLAEGCRRLSMPLDLVLMESELQAFAGQLGEGVAKLIVTRGEGQRGYAPPQPCQPLRILQAAPLPLYPAAHAEQGVRLFPCVTRLAEQPLLAGLKHLNRLEQVLARAEWQDVECAEGLMRDSHGRVIEGVYSNLFLVIEGGLVTADLSRCGVAGVMRAEILQQAQMLGLAIELRDVSFDELLSADEVFLCNSLYGIWPVRALQERHWSVGPLTRKLQAIVCDLLSK, from the coding sequence ATGCTGAGCTGGGTCAACGGCGCGCCCGGCGAGCAGTTGTCGGTTCGCGACCGTGGCCTGGCTTACGGTGATGGTCTGTTCGAGACCATCGCCGTGCATGGCGGGCGCATCCCCTTGCTGGCGCGGCATATGGCGCGCCTGGCCGAGGGCTGTCGGCGCCTGTCCATGCCTCTCGATCTGGTGTTGATGGAAAGCGAGTTGCAGGCCTTTGCCGGGCAACTGGGCGAGGGCGTGGCCAAGCTGATCGTCACCCGCGGTGAGGGCCAGCGCGGCTATGCGCCGCCGCAGCCCTGCCAGCCGCTGCGCATCCTGCAGGCGGCACCGTTGCCGCTGTATCCTGCTGCGCATGCCGAGCAGGGTGTGCGGCTTTTTCCCTGTGTGACGCGTCTGGCCGAGCAGCCCTTGCTGGCCGGGCTCAAGCACCTCAACCGCCTGGAGCAGGTATTGGCGCGTGCCGAATGGCAGGACGTCGAGTGTGCCGAAGGGTTGATGCGCGACAGCCACGGCCGGGTCATCGAGGGCGTGTACAGCAACCTGTTCCTGGTCATCGAAGGCGGGCTGGTCACGGCCGATCTGTCGCGCTGTGGCGTGGCCGGGGTGATGCGTGCCGAAATTCTGCAGCAGGCGCAGATGCTCGGGCTGGCCATCGAGTTACGTGATGTTTCCTTCGACGAACTGCTGAGTGCCGACGAAGTCTTTCTCTGCAACAGCCTTTACGGCATCTGGCCTGTGCGGGCGCTGCAAGAGCGACACTGGTCGGTCGGGCCGCTCACCCGTAAACTGCAGGCCATCGTCTGCGACCTACTGAGTAAATAA
- a CDS encoding DUF1285 domain-containing protein — MSDPGKAGDLLAQIPKSEGKGLPPVHLWNPDFCGDIDMRIARDGTWYYLGTPIGRKPMVRLFSTIIRRDGDDYFLITPVEKVGIQVEDAPFVAVTLQVDGEGEAQVLRFTTNVEDEVVAGAEHPLRVEIDPATLEPSPYIRVRHNLDALIHRNVFYQLVELAVEREIDGEPWLGVWSSGVFYPIGLSPA; from the coding sequence ATGAGTGATCCAGGCAAGGCCGGCGACCTGCTGGCGCAGATCCCCAAGAGTGAAGGCAAGGGCCTGCCCCCTGTGCACCTGTGGAACCCGGATTTCTGTGGCGATATCGATATGCGTATCGCCCGCGATGGTACCTGGTACTACCTGGGCACGCCCATCGGCCGCAAACCCATGGTGCGGCTGTTTTCCACCATCATCCGTCGTGACGGCGACGACTACTTCCTGATCACGCCGGTGGAAAAGGTCGGCATCCAGGTCGAGGACGCGCCCTTCGTCGCGGTGACCCTGCAGGTTGACGGTGAGGGCGAGGCGCAGGTGCTGCGTTTCACCACCAACGTCGAGGATGAAGTGGTGGCTGGCGCCGAGCATCCTCTTCGCGTCGAGATCGACCCTGCGACACTCGAACCTTCGCCCTACATTCGGGTGCGGCATAACCTCGATGCGTTGATCCATCGCAACGTGTTCTATCAGCTGGTGGAGCTGGCGGTGGAACGCGAGATCGACGGAGAGCCCTGGCTGGGTGTTTGGAGCAGTGGAGTGTTCTACCCCATCGGGCTTTCCCCGGCCTGA
- the fabG gene encoding 3-oxoacyl-ACP reductase FabG: protein MSLQGKVALVTGASRGIGQAIALELGRQGAIVIGTATSASGAERIAATLQEHGISGTGMELNVTSADSVEAVLGAIAEQFGAPAILVNNAGITRDNLMLRMKDDEWFDVIDTNLNSLYRLSKGVLRGMTKARFGRIINIGSVVGAMGNAGQANYAAAKAGLEGFSRALAREVGSRGITVNSVAPGFIDTDMTRELPEAQRDALLTQIPLGRLGQAEEIAKVVGFLASDGAGYVTGATIPVNGGMYMS from the coding sequence ATGAGTCTGCAAGGTAAGGTCGCGCTGGTCACTGGCGCCAGCCGTGGTATCGGTCAGGCAATCGCCCTGGAGCTGGGGCGTCAGGGCGCCATCGTCATCGGCACTGCCACGTCGGCATCCGGTGCCGAGCGCATCGCCGCCACGCTGCAAGAACACGGCATCAGCGGTACCGGTATGGAGCTGAACGTGACCAGCGCCGATTCCGTCGAGGCCGTGCTGGGCGCCATCGCCGAGCAGTTCGGTGCGCCGGCCATTCTGGTCAATAACGCCGGTATCACCCGCGACAACCTGATGCTGCGCATGAAAGACGACGAGTGGTTCGATGTCATCGACACCAACCTCAACAGCCTGTATCGCTTGTCCAAGGGTGTGCTGCGTGGCATGACCAAGGCGCGCTTCGGTCGCATCATCAATATCGGTTCCGTGGTCGGTGCCATGGGCAATGCCGGGCAGGCCAACTACGCGGCCGCCAAGGCCGGCCTAGAAGGTTTCAGCCGCGCGCTGGCGCGTGAAGTCGGCTCGCGTGGTATCACCGTCAACTCCGTGGCCCCCGGCTTTATCGACACCGACATGACCCGTGAGCTGCCCGAAGCACAGCGCGACGCGCTGCTGACGCAGATTCCGCTGGGCCGTCTGGGTCAGGCCGAAGAGATCGCCAAGGTCGTCGGTTTCCTGGCTTCCGATGGCGCAGGCTACGTCACTGGGGCTACTATTCCGGTGAACGGCGGTATGTACATGAGCTAA
- a CDS encoding PilZ domain-containing protein, whose amino-acid sequence MSLPPNLGPRNGILSLTIKDKSVLYAAYMPFIKNGGLFIPTNKSYKLGDEVFMLLNLMDEPEKIPVAGKVVWITPKGAQGNRAAGVGVQFNDGDNTARNKIETYLAGALKSDRPTHTM is encoded by the coding sequence ATGAGCTTGCCACCCAATCTGGGGCCCCGTAACGGAATTCTGTCCCTGACCATCAAGGACAAGTCCGTGCTGTACGCGGCCTACATGCCTTTCATCAAGAACGGCGGGCTCTTCATTCCCACCAACAAGAGCTACAAGCTCGGTGACGAAGTGTTCATGTTGCTCAACCTGATGGATGAGCCGGAGAAAATCCCGGTGGCCGGCAAGGTGGTGTGGATCACCCCGAAAGGTGCCCAGGGCAACCGCGCTGCCGGTGTCGGCGTGCAGTTCAACGACGGCGACAACACCGCGCGCAACAAGATCGAAACCTACCTCGCTGGCGCGCTGAAGTCCGACCGCCCGACTCACACCATGTAA
- a CDS encoding aminotransferase class V-fold PLP-dependent enzyme: MYVFHDEFPQENGLRYLNHAAVAPWPKRSAEAVRRFSEVNVSSGARDYSDWLKLERCLRERLTRLMNAPSTGDIALVKNTSEALSFVAFGLDWRAGDQVIISDEEFPSNRIVWLALAAQGVEVVEVSLKGDDPEAALLAAFTPRTRLLSISAVQFASGLRLDLPRLGRGCRQHGVLFCIDAIQQLGALPFDVQAYDCDFAMADGHKWMLGPEGLGVFYCRSAVRDQLKLHEYGWHMLEHAGDYTRRDWQPARSARRFECGSPNMLGAFALEASLSLLEDVGMERVGALLEERIQRLDDGIRALPGAVIHSPLDPARRAGILNFSLAGWDNAALYQRLREEQVICVQRGPGVRLSPHFYTREQVIEETLSLLTQLAKG, from the coding sequence ATGTACGTGTTTCATGATGAGTTTCCCCAGGAAAACGGACTGCGCTACCTGAACCACGCAGCGGTCGCTCCCTGGCCAAAACGCAGTGCTGAAGCGGTGCGGAGGTTCTCCGAGGTGAACGTGAGCAGTGGCGCACGTGACTATTCGGACTGGCTGAAACTGGAGCGCTGCCTGCGCGAACGCCTGACGCGCCTGATGAACGCACCCAGCACCGGCGATATCGCACTGGTCAAGAATACATCCGAAGCACTGTCCTTCGTGGCCTTCGGCCTGGACTGGCGAGCCGGCGACCAGGTGATCATCAGCGATGAGGAATTTCCGTCCAACCGCATCGTCTGGCTGGCACTGGCGGCCCAGGGTGTGGAGGTGGTCGAAGTCAGCCTCAAGGGCGATGACCCGGAGGCTGCTCTGCTCGCCGCCTTCACCCCGCGAACACGCCTGCTGTCGATCAGCGCCGTGCAGTTCGCCAGCGGCCTGCGCCTGGATCTGCCGCGTCTCGGCCGCGGTTGCCGCCAGCATGGCGTGCTGTTCTGCATCGATGCCATCCAGCAACTGGGCGCCCTGCCCTTCGATGTCCAGGCCTATGACTGCGACTTCGCCATGGCCGACGGCCACAAGTGGATGCTCGGCCCGGAAGGGCTGGGCGTATTCTATTGCCGCAGTGCGGTACGCGATCAGCTGAAACTGCATGAGTATGGCTGGCACATGCTCGAGCACGCCGGCGATTACACCCGTCGGGACTGGCAACCGGCCCGCAGTGCGCGGCGCTTCGAATGCGGCAGCCCGAACATGCTCGGCGCTTTCGCCCTGGAGGCGAGTTTGTCGTTGCTCGAAGACGTGGGTATGGAGCGGGTCGGCGCCTTGCTGGAGGAACGGATTCAGCGCCTCGACGACGGCATTCGCGCATTACCCGGTGCGGTGATTCATAGCCCGCTCGACCCGGCGCGCCGTGCCGGCATCCTCAACTTCAGCCTGGCAGGCTGGGACAACGCTGCGCTGTATCAACGTCTGCGCGAGGAACAGGTGATCTGCGTGCAACGCGGACCAGGCGTGCGCCTGTCACCACATTTTTACACCCGCGAGCAGGTGATCGAGGAAACGCTGAGCCTGCTAACCCAGCTGGCAAAAGGGTGA
- a CDS encoding DUF4823 domain-containing protein, with translation MRNLLLLVALLGLAGCMKVSDLASGAEYHLRDAGVLDHGRTERMASRRLQQDSFIYIAQGHFVPPGHGYPRPNVVAEEAFKGFVEYFPLVRRARQPSGLDEAMAEARSAGAHYLLYARFAYSDDRIGTLEEWEDQEAVDRLGTDRASIQLMLIETNTRFLVDTARIRSRGGFLTFYDAQPQDLIGPPLHDYARSLIGVGR, from the coding sequence ATGCGTAACCTGCTTCTACTGGTGGCGCTGCTGGGGCTGGCTGGCTGCATGAAGGTCAGTGATCTGGCCAGCGGCGCCGAATATCATCTGCGCGATGCCGGTGTGCTCGACCATGGCCGCACCGAGCGCATGGCGTCGCGGCGTCTGCAGCAGGACTCTTTCATCTACATCGCCCAGGGCCATTTCGTGCCGCCTGGTCACGGTTATCCGCGCCCCAATGTGGTGGCCGAAGAGGCCTTCAAGGGCTTCGTCGAATACTTCCCGCTGGTACGCCGCGCACGTCAGCCGTCAGGGCTGGATGAAGCCATGGCTGAAGCACGCAGCGCTGGCGCGCATTACCTGCTGTATGCGCGCTTTGCCTACAGTGACGACCGTATCGGCACCCTGGAAGAATGGGAGGATCAGGAGGCTGTGGATCGTCTCGGTACCGACCGGGCATCGATTCAGTTGATGCTGATCGAAACCAATACCCGCTTTCTGGTGGACACCGCACGGATCCGCAGCCGTGGCGGATTCCTGACGTTTTACGATGCCCAGCCGCAGGATCTGATCGGCCCACCCCTGCACGACTATGCACGCAGCCTGATCGGCGTCGGGCGTTAA
- the tmk gene encoding dTMP kinase has translation MTGLFITLEGPEGAGKSTNREYLAVRLREQGIDVLLTREPGGTPLAERIRELLLDPSDESMAADTELLLVFAARAQHLQQVIRPALARGCVVLCDRFTDATYAYQGGGRGLSVERIAQLEQFVQGELRPDLTLIFDLPVEIGLARAAARGRLDRFEQEGRGFFEAVREAYLQRAAQAPQRYRVLDAGQSLAQVQVDIDTLLPTLLEACRG, from the coding sequence GTGACCGGTCTGTTTATTACCCTGGAAGGCCCGGAAGGCGCCGGCAAAAGTACCAACCGCGAATACCTGGCCGTGCGCCTGCGCGAGCAGGGCATCGATGTACTACTGACCCGCGAGCCCGGCGGTACGCCCCTGGCCGAGCGCATCCGCGAATTGCTGCTCGATCCGAGCGATGAGTCGATGGCAGCCGATACCGAGTTGCTGCTGGTATTCGCCGCCCGCGCCCAGCACCTGCAACAAGTGATTCGTCCGGCCCTGGCCAGGGGCTGTGTGGTGCTGTGCGACCGTTTCACCGATGCCACCTACGCCTACCAGGGCGGCGGTCGGGGGCTGTCCGTCGAGCGCATCGCGCAACTGGAGCAGTTCGTTCAGGGCGAGCTGCGCCCGGATCTGACGCTGATTTTCGACCTGCCGGTGGAGATCGGCCTGGCGCGTGCCGCCGCTCGCGGGCGCCTGGACCGTTTCGAGCAGGAAGGCCGTGGCTTCTTCGAGGCGGTGCGTGAGGCCTATCTGCAGCGCGCTGCGCAGGCGCCGCAGCGTTATCGCGTGCTCGATGCCGGGCAGAGCCTGGCGCAGGTGCAGGTCGATATCGACACCTTGCTGCCGACGCTGCTGGAGGCGTGCCGTGGCTGA
- a CDS encoding TetR/AcrR family transcriptional regulator: protein MQKEPRKVREFRRREQEILDTALKLFLEQGEDSVTVEMIADAVGIGKGTIYKHFKSKAEIYLRLMLDYERDLNELLHSADVDRDKEALSRAYFEFRMRDPQRYRLFDRLEEKVVKGNQVPELVEQLHKIRASNFERLTQLIKGRIAEGKLEDVPPYFHYCAAWALVHGAVALYHSPFWSNVLEDQEGFFQFLMDIGVRMGNKRKRDA from the coding sequence ATGCAGAAAGAACCCCGTAAGGTCCGCGAATTCCGTCGCCGCGAGCAAGAAATTCTCGATACCGCGCTGAAACTCTTCCTCGAGCAGGGAGAAGACAGTGTGACCGTCGAGATGATCGCTGATGCGGTCGGTATCGGCAAAGGCACTATCTACAAGCACTTCAAGTCCAAGGCGGAGATTTACCTGCGCCTGATGCTCGACTACGAGCGCGATCTCAACGAGCTGCTGCATTCGGCCGACGTGGATCGGGACAAGGAAGCGCTGTCGCGTGCGTACTTCGAATTCCGCATGCGCGATCCGCAGCGTTATCGCCTGTTCGACCGCCTGGAAGAGAAGGTGGTCAAGGGTAATCAGGTGCCGGAACTGGTCGAGCAACTGCACAAGATCCGTGCCTCCAACTTCGAGCGCCTGACCCAGCTGATCAAGGGCCGTATCGCTGAAGGCAAGCTGGAAGATGTGCCTCCGTACTTCCACTATTGCGCCGCCTGGGCGCTGGTGCATGGCGCCGTGGCGCTGTATCACTCGCCGTTCTGGAGCAATGTGCTCGAGGATCAGGAAGGCTTCTTCCAGTTTCTCATGGACATCGGCGTGCGCATGGGTAACAAGCGCAAGCGCGACGCCTGA
- a CDS encoding TatD family hydrolase, with translation MLIDSHCHLDRLDLAAHGGSLDAALDAARAAGVGHFLCIGVSADNAATVKGLAERYADVDCSVGVHPLDLEPGAEPALDWLLGELAHPKVVAIGETGLDYHYEPESAALQQASFRLHLEAARITGKPVIVHTREARADTLALLREAALPQAGVLHCFTEDWEMAKAALDIGFYISLSGIVTFRNAEALRDVARQVPADRLLVETDSPYLAPVPHRGKPNLPQYVREVAEYLAVLRGVSYEALAEQTSNNFKRLFPLAGVA, from the coding sequence GTGCTGATCGACTCCCATTGCCACCTTGATCGTCTCGACCTCGCTGCCCATGGCGGCTCGCTGGATGCTGCCCTGGATGCGGCGCGCGCCGCTGGCGTCGGCCATTTTCTGTGCATCGGTGTCAGCGCCGACAACGCCGCCACGGTCAAGGGGCTGGCCGAGCGCTATGCGGATGTAGATTGCTCGGTAGGCGTGCATCCACTGGATCTGGAACCAGGCGCCGAGCCTGCGCTGGACTGGCTACTCGGTGAGCTGGCGCACCCGAAGGTGGTGGCCATTGGTGAAACCGGTCTGGATTACCACTACGAGCCGGAGTCCGCTGCGCTGCAGCAGGCCTCTTTCCGTCTGCACCTGGAGGCGGCGCGTATCACCGGCAAGCCGGTAATCGTGCATACCCGCGAGGCCCGCGCCGACACCCTGGCGTTGTTGCGTGAAGCGGCGCTGCCGCAGGCCGGGGTGCTGCATTGCTTCACCGAAGACTGGGAAATGGCCAAGGCCGCGCTGGATATCGGCTTCTATATCTCGTTGTCCGGCATCGTCACCTTCCGCAATGCCGAGGCGTTGCGCGACGTGGCGCGTCAGGTGCCGGCTGACCGTCTGCTGGTCGAAACCGATTCGCCTTACCTGGCGCCCGTGCCGCATCGCGGCAAGCCCAACCTGCCGCAATACGTGCGCGAAGTGGCCGAATACCTGGCGGTGCTGCGTGGGGTGAGTTACGAAGCGCTGGCCGAGCAGACCTCGAACAACTTCAAGCGTCTGTTCCCGCTGGCGGGTGTGGCCTGA